AAGAGATTTTAAATAGATTTTGGCAATTTGACAATTTATTCCGCTTCGCTGTTGTCTACACAAAAAACTAAGCATCAAAAAGAAAAGAAAAAGTCAAATATCCTTGCCAACAATGAAGATTCTTTTTGTCTTGCCAGGCTTTTGTGGGAGCCCTTCTCTGACTTTTTCTGCTGGGACTGCCTCAATTATGAGCTCAGCCTGTTTTGAATCTTCAACCTCATATCTGACTGGGTTGTTTCCTTCATATATCAGGCTCCTAATTTCGTCTTCTATGCCCACAGGCTTTTCTCCTACATATCCAACCCTTATGATGGCTTTCGGCTTTGGATTGCTGGGTGATAGTGGATGGTAGATAATCACAAAGTCAATTAAGAACGGATATCTGTGAACGATGCTAATAATCTGATCGAGATAAAGCGTTGCTCCTGCCAAGCTTATTGCATCCTTTATTCTGAGTATGCTTTTTATTTCCCCGTTTTCCACCCTTGCCAGATCTCCAGCATCGTAGTTGAACAGAGGCAGACCTGTCAGCTCGCCTTCTTTCATTATCTTCGTTACGTATATCTTGTGATATTCTTTGTATTCCTCTTCTTCGATGCTTTCTAAAACTATTATGGACTCAGGGAATGAGAAGTTGGTTGTCTTTTTCTTTGTTACAATTCTGTATCCCACAGCGCCCTCCTCGGACATTCCGAGTGCGTCTATTATCATTGCATTTGGGAAGTTCTCCAATGTAGCTTTTGCCAGCTCTTCGGTCAGCGTCTCACCTCCAACGAGGATCACCCTGATATCATTGCGGATATCTTCTGGAAGCTTTAGTCCAAGGAGAAATGCTGTTGTTGTTAAAGAAAACAGCACAGTTGGCTTTATTGATCTCAGTTCGTTTATCAACAGATCGGGCATGCGGATGAACTGGATAGGAATCTGGAAGTATGCAACCTTTGCTCCAAGCTCTTCGACAGCTCCATACCCCATGATGCCTGAAGCAGACGGCAGTGGGGGGAAGAAAGATGCTATCCTGTCTCCTTTTTCAAAGTATTC
Above is a genomic segment from Thermococcus sp. SY098 containing:
- a CDS encoding AMP-binding protein, which encodes MSKLVVGKTAPEHFEELRYTAKKAAETTKFWKEKFSKIDIESMTPETLASEIDNLHILPKDLYNTERVWPSYIKNYDIFYTIVRTSGTTGQPKRIPYTIDDKRRVARQFIPWFYEYFEKGDRIASFFPPLPSASGIMGYGAVEELGAKVAYFQIPIQFIRMPDLLINELRSIKPTVLFSLTTTAFLLGLKLPEDIRNDIRVILVGGETLTEELAKATLENFPNAMIIDALGMSEEGAVGYRIVTKKKTTNFSFPESIIVLESIEEEEYKEYHKIYVTKIMKEGELTGLPLFNYDAGDLARVENGEIKSILRIKDAISLAGATLYLDQIISIVHRYPFLIDFVIIYHPLSPSNPKPKAIIRVGYVGEKPVGIEDEIRSLIYEGNNPVRYEVEDSKQAELIIEAVPAEKVREGLPQKPGKTKRIFIVGKDI